From a region of the Papilio machaon chromosome 26, ilPapMach1.1, whole genome shotgun sequence genome:
- the LOC123722519 gene encoding zinc finger CCCH domain-containing protein 13-like: MFGFRTPDKKTDNTETSRMEKPGTSRFDPLSNKTSHVRKSIGEWENGKGKATQSPTESTEVERTRKKETATKEKNENVRRMSSEIVVISPPKKQSKIAEAKACVTKAKINLNMSRNIKTEIKTGVAEAIDRLYGIVKEMAKEMEKGEEKKPNEKERKRENLEKQKEKEKEQEQDLEKEKEKESVLIKKMEEHAKLIEESNAKIRELNDNLEKYQEKEKQTYANVVTQNKGKSMEKNVMHSVVVTAKDENETGEEVLNRIRKAVNAKDGEIAVERIRKAKDRKVIVGCRTEQDRKQLKERLETVKDHLEVQEIKNKNPLVILRDVFKYNSDDDVLAALRNQNKNIFKNLEEEKMEIIYKRRARNPHANHIVMRVAPQIWQRMVDAERVQVDLQRIRVEDQSPVIQCSTCLGYGHPKRLCKEQVEKCSHCGGPHKKVDCTDWLAGTDPTCCNCKHEKLDRADHNTFSHECPIRKRWDALARSAISYC, from the coding sequence ATGTTTGGTTTTCGTACACCGGATAAAAAGACAGATAACACAGAGACATCAAGAATGGAGAAACCCGGAACATCCCGGTTTGACCCATTATCAAATAAGACGTCCCACGTAAGGAAAAGCATTGGAGAATGGGAGAATGGAAAAGGGAAGGCAACTCAGTCCCCGACAGAATCAACAGAAGTAGAAAGGACAAGAAAAAAGGAAACGGCTACAAAAGAGAAAAACGAGAACGTAAGAAGAATGTCATCGGAGATTGTGGTCATAAGCCCACCAaagaaacaaagtaaaatagcTGAGGCAAAAGCCTGCGTTACCAaagcgaaaattaatttaaatatgtcaaGGAACATTAAGACAGAGATAAAGACTGGAGTGGCGGAGGCTATTGACAGGCTGTATGGAATTGTTAAGGAAATGGCTAAAGAAATGGAAAAAGGAGAAGAGAAGAAACCAAAtgagaaagaaagaaaaagagaaAACTTGGAGAAACAAAAGGAAAAGGAGAAGGAACAAGAACAAGACCTAGAAAAAGAGAAAGAGAAAGAGAGTGTCTTAATCAAGAAGATGGAAGAACACGCAAAATTAATAGAAGAAAGTAATGCAAAAATCAGAGAACTAAACGACAATCTAGAGAAGTAccaagaaaaagaaaaacaaacgtACGCAAACGTAGTAACGCAGAACAAAGGGAAATCGATGGAGAAAAACGTAATGCATTCGGTGGTTGTAACTGCTAAAGACGAGAATGAAACAGGAGAAGAAGTACTGAATAGAATTAGGAAAGCTGTAAATGCAAAAGATGGAGAAATAGCAGTTGAAAGGATACGCAAGGCGAAGGACAGAAAAGTTATCGTAGGATGCAGGACGGAACAGGATAGAAAACAACTAAAAGAAAGGCTAGAAACTGTAAAAGACCACTTAGAAGTACAAGagatcaaaaataaaaatccgcTAGTTATCTTGCGAGatgtattcaaatataatagcGACGATGACGTATTAGCCGCGTTGAGAAACCagaataagaatatttttaaaaatctagaaGAAGAAAAGATGGAGATTATATACAAAAGGCGAGCCAGAAATCCACACGCAAACCATATTGTCATGAGAGTGGCCCCTCAAATATGGCAAAGAATGGTCGATGCAGAAAGAGTCCAAGTAGACTTGCAGAGAATCAGGGTCGAAGACCAGTCGCCGGTAATACAGTGTTCGACGTGTTTAGGCTACGGACACCCGAAAAGACTCTGCAAGGAACAGGTGGAAAAGTGCAGCCACTGCGGAGGACCGCACAAAAAGGTGGACTGCACAGACTGGCTCGCCGGGACTGATCCAACATGCTGCAATTGCAAGCATGAAAAGTTGGACAGAGCGGACCATAACACTTTCAGCCACGAGTGCCCGATAAGAAAGCGGTGGGACGCCTTGGCGCGGTCTGCCATTTCATATTGCTAA